A genomic window from Klebsiella quasipneumoniae subsp. quasipneumoniae includes:
- a CDS encoding fructosamine kinase family protein: MWQAISTLLRDWHTEDAEIELKTELPGGEIHSAWHLRFGGKDYFVKCDERELLPIFTAEADQLELLSRSKTVRVPQVFAVGSDRDYSFVVMEYLPPRPLDAHNAFLLGQQLAHLHQWSDQPQFGLDFDNDLSTTPQPNAWQRRWSVFFAEQRIGWQLELAAEKGLHFGDIDTLVDVVQQRLANHQPQPSLLHGDLWSGNCALGPDGPYIFDPACYWGDRECDLAMLPMHPEQPPQIYDGYQSVSPLPAGFLERQPIYQLYTLLNRAILFGGQHLVTVQQALDDVLMEKTR, encoded by the coding sequence ATGTGGCAAGCAATCAGTACTCTTTTACGCGATTGGCATACCGAAGACGCTGAAATCGAACTGAAAACCGAGCTGCCCGGCGGAGAGATCCATTCCGCCTGGCATTTGCGTTTCGGCGGCAAAGATTACTTCGTGAAATGCGACGAACGGGAACTCCTGCCTATCTTCACCGCCGAGGCCGATCAGCTGGAGCTGCTGTCGCGAAGCAAAACTGTTCGCGTACCACAGGTCTTTGCCGTCGGCAGCGATCGCGACTACAGCTTCGTGGTCATGGAATACCTCCCTCCCCGCCCGCTGGATGCGCATAACGCTTTCCTGCTTGGCCAGCAGTTAGCCCACCTGCATCAGTGGAGCGATCAGCCGCAGTTCGGTCTGGATTTTGATAACGATCTTTCCACCACGCCGCAGCCCAACGCCTGGCAACGTCGCTGGTCGGTGTTCTTCGCCGAGCAGCGTATCGGCTGGCAGCTGGAGCTGGCGGCGGAGAAAGGGTTGCACTTTGGCGATATCGATACCTTAGTCGATGTGGTACAGCAGCGGCTGGCCAACCATCAGCCGCAACCTTCGCTGCTACACGGGGACCTGTGGTCCGGCAACTGCGCCTTAGGGCCGGATGGCCCCTACATCTTCGACCCGGCCTGCTACTGGGGCGATCGCGAGTGCGATTTAGCTATGCTGCCGATGCACCCGGAACAACCCCCGCAGATCTATGACGGCTATCAGTCCGTCTCACCGCTGCCGGCTGGTTTTCTCGAGCGTCAGCCGATCTACCAGCTTTATACCCTGCTGAACCGGGCGATATTGTTCGGTGGCCAGCACCTGGTGACGGTCCAGCAGGCGCTGGACGATGTCTTGATGGAAAAAACGCGTTAG
- the ghoS gene encoding type V toxin-antitoxin system endoribonuclease antitoxin GhoS, with the protein MSNDITAWVVSVNFHEQALTEINEVSNHFTRAGFVLTLNDEEGTPHELGTNTFGLLSAQAAEEVKALSAGLAEAALGRPAEIAVSTFAEWLKAQ; encoded by the coding sequence ATGAGCAATGATATTACCGCCTGGGTCGTCAGCGTGAACTTCCACGAACAGGCGCTAACGGAGATCAATGAGGTCAGCAACCATTTTACCCGAGCAGGGTTTGTACTGACGCTCAATGATGAAGAGGGCACTCCCCATGAGCTGGGCACCAATACCTTTGGCCTGCTGAGCGCCCAGGCAGCCGAGGAAGTGAAGGCCCTTAGCGCCGGACTGGCGGAAGCGGCCCTTGGCCGCCCGGCGGAGATCGCCGTCAGCACATTCGCTGAATGGTTAAAAGCTCAATAA
- the pfkB gene encoding 6-phosphofructokinase II, translated as MTKIYTLTLAPSLDSATQTPQIYPEGKLRCSAPVFEPGGGGINVARAVTFLGGKATAIFPIGGATGEHLAALLADEQVPVETVETRDWTRQNLHVHVAASGEQYRFVMPGAALTDDEFRRLEEKVLTIDPGSLLVISGSLPPGISVENLMQLVKHAQQQGLRCIIDSSGDALAAALDVGNIELVKPNQKELSALVQRDLSQPDDVRLAAQSLIQSGKVRRVVVSLGPQGALGVDASGSVQVVPPPMKSQSTVGAGDSMVGAMTLRLAENASLEDMVRFGVAAGSAATINQGTRLCSQANTQKIYDYLCGR; from the coding sequence ATGACCAAAATTTATACGCTCACGCTGGCCCCCTCGCTGGATAGCGCCACCCAGACCCCGCAGATCTACCCGGAAGGGAAACTCCGCTGCAGCGCGCCGGTATTTGAACCCGGCGGCGGCGGGATCAACGTCGCCCGCGCCGTGACCTTTCTCGGCGGGAAAGCCACCGCCATTTTCCCTATTGGCGGCGCCACCGGCGAGCACCTTGCCGCTCTGCTGGCCGATGAGCAGGTGCCGGTCGAGACCGTCGAAACCCGCGACTGGACGCGACAGAACCTGCACGTTCACGTAGCCGCCAGCGGCGAACAGTATCGCTTTGTGATGCCCGGCGCCGCGCTGACAGACGATGAATTCCGCCGTCTGGAAGAGAAAGTCCTGACCATCGACCCCGGCTCTCTGCTGGTGATCAGCGGCAGTCTGCCGCCAGGTATCAGCGTCGAAAATCTGATGCAGCTGGTTAAGCATGCGCAACAGCAGGGCCTGCGCTGCATTATCGACAGTTCCGGCGACGCGCTGGCCGCCGCGCTGGACGTCGGCAATATTGAATTAGTGAAGCCAAACCAGAAAGAGCTCAGCGCCCTCGTGCAGCGCGATCTGAGCCAGCCCGATGACGTTCGCCTTGCCGCTCAGTCGTTGATCCAGTCCGGTAAAGTGCGCCGGGTGGTGGTCTCCCTCGGTCCGCAGGGGGCGTTAGGGGTTGACGCCAGCGGCAGCGTTCAGGTGGTGCCGCCGCCAATGAAAAGCCAGAGCACCGTCGGCGCCGGCGACAGCATGGTGGGCGCCATGACCTTACGTCTGGCGGAGAACGCCAGCCTCGAAGACATGGTACGCTTTGGCGTCGCCGCCGGTAGCGCCGCGACCATCAACCAGGGTACCCGCCTCTGCTCGCAGGCCAATACGCAAAAAATCTACGATTATCTCTGCGGGCGTTGA
- the tonB gene encoding TonB system transport protein TonB, with protein MSAMTLDLPRRFPWPTLLSVAIHGAVVAGLLYTSVHQVIEQPSPTQPIEITMVAPADLEPPPAAQPVVQPVVEPEPEPEPEVVPEPPKEAPVVIHKPEPKPKPKPKPKPRPEKKVEQPKRDVKPAAEPRPASPFENNNTTPARTAPSTSTAAAKPTVTAPSGPRAISRVQPTYPARAQALRIEGTVRVKFDVTPDGRIDNLQILSAQPANMFEREVKSAMRRWRYEQAKPGTGVTMTIKFRLNGVEIN; from the coding sequence ATGAGCGCAATGACCCTTGATTTACCTCGCCGCTTCCCGTGGCCAACGCTGTTATCCGTGGCTATCCACGGTGCCGTTGTGGCGGGGCTGCTTTATACCTCGGTACATCAGGTTATTGAACAGCCTTCCCCGACGCAGCCGATAGAGATCACGATGGTGGCGCCGGCCGATCTTGAGCCGCCCCCGGCGGCGCAACCCGTCGTGCAGCCCGTTGTTGAACCTGAACCGGAGCCGGAGCCTGAGGTGGTCCCTGAGCCGCCGAAAGAGGCGCCGGTGGTGATCCATAAACCAGAACCTAAGCCGAAGCCCAAACCTAAACCGAAGCCCAGGCCGGAGAAAAAGGTTGAGCAGCCGAAGCGGGACGTCAAACCGGCCGCGGAGCCGCGTCCGGCTTCACCGTTTGAAAACAACAATACGACGCCAGCGCGCACCGCGCCGAGCACCTCCACCGCAGCGGCCAAACCCACCGTCACTGCCCCGAGCGGCCCGCGGGCGATCAGCCGCGTTCAGCCGACCTATCCGGCGCGCGCTCAGGCGCTGCGCATTGAAGGAACGGTGCGGGTGAAGTTTGACGTCACGCCTGATGGCCGAATTGATAATCTGCAGATCCTCTCCGCCCAGCCGGCGAATATGTTTGAGCGCGAGGTGAAAAGCGCGATGCGCAGATGGCGTTACGAGCAGGCAAAACCGGGAACCGGCGTGACGATGACCATTAAATTCCGTCTCAACGGCGTCGAGATTAACTGA